The window tttactaatatatttttcttttacaaaACTAACtccttaattttgattttgagtttTCTTCTGTTCTTCtttacaatttacaatttacaatttacaattaCAGGTGTGTTATCAGTTCATTTTCTTTGTTGTCACTGCTCTTCTCAAGTTTGATAAAGTCACTGACTTTGCTGGTAATCTTTTGTTGCATAATTCTATACCATCTTTCtttcaattttgaattatttttattaaaatgatttaTCAAATCTTGATGGATTGTTCTGTAATTGCGTTGTATGATATTCCCATTAAGAAAATGAATGCTATTTTGCAGGTTTGTAATATGGGTGTATATAGTAAATGAAAAGTTGGACAATTTTCTTGAATGGATTTTCAAATGTTGATAGTTGGTTATGTAATTGTGTTATTCGATAATTATGAATGCAATTCTTTCAGAATTATAATATGGGTATAGAAAATTTAATGTTTGACAATTTTCTCATGCATTTATCGTTACTCAACATTGCTAGCAAGGGGTAATCGGGAACAATCTCTTCCTTGTCACTAACAAGAATAAGGTTGGCTGCGTACATCTAACTCTAAACCCCGCCTATGTAGGAGCCATTAATAAGTAGCTTAGGGTTTTAGAAATTGTGCTATGAATTAATGGTTGGTGAAATGAATTTAATTGATATTGTTATGTTATATCAAGTGGCACTAGGGAACCCTGAGGAATTCTAATGTTTAGACTAAACCCTAATCTCAGTTTGGGTGGGACAGTATTGACTCTTGTTCTGTTTGGGGGTAGAAATTAGAATAGTCAGATATGTATATAATTTATGTACCCTTTGGAGTATTGTGCCTTGTGATGATTCGACTGCTATCTTTATCTTATTTGAGTGATGGCAAGTAGAATTGGACTGTTATGGAAGGGTTGGGGGAGGGGTGGGAGAAGGAGGTTGTTTAGTAGTTTCTAggttattttctaatttatgcAAAGACTTTATGGACGGTTCAAAATATGTAAGCCAATGGAACAATGATACTCTATTATTTTGGAACATATGTTCTACTAAAACTTTTGAGGATGTTGCTTATTGTGAAATACTTATATTTATGATTGAAGTTTCTAATACTCCTTTGTCCCATTACTTAAAGTAATTGATGGGCTTTAGTTGGAAGTAATTGACTTCTACAAAAGTTAATTTATGAAACACAAATTATTGCGAGAGACGGTTTTTCCGAGAGacacattagatatatgggctaaatagcccaattaatacaaattaaagagaaaatacaaatatgagcttcttgttttgaagtcGCCTCtttgagagatggtctctcacaagagtttCCTTATATGAAATCGCATCATAATCTTATATTTGTTGGTAATAATACTTGTTAGATGATCCGGTTAGCTACATCAACAACATTAGCAACCCCAGTGGCACTAAATTTTACTTTGCATTTAGAGATTTTGTTTGATGCCATTATTTTTCAGTTAGTACGACTGGTTTCGGAAGCCAGTTTAGCGGCTCTTTCAGGTTTTCTTGTGACCAAATTACTCTGCTATTTTGATGGAGATAAAGAGCATACTTTTTAGGTTTTCATGTGATCAAATTACTAGTAGAAGTTGAGTGGTGCATTCGTAATACTTAGAGATTAATCACTTATACACTTAGCACGGTTTATATGAAAGACAAGTACTAGACATTTGTGTTAGTGTACTGATGTGTTTGCTAGCAGTGGCGCAGCGTTTAGTCAACATTGCCAAAAGTGTATGCAGGAGATGCTCAGATCAAAAGGGAAAAGTTGCATTCTAGTCTCTTATACGACATTTTTTTCTTGTCACTGTGGATCAAGCAACTCGCAAGTCAAAGATTGCTTATTCACTGAAAATATTGGCTGTTCCATAGTTTCTGATGACTGATTTAGTGGATATTTCATGTGTTAAACTGGTGTTATGTTCATTCCTTTATAAAATTTACTGGTGTTGCTAACTATTATTCATGATTCATGTAACCGAGTGTTGTGGTTGTCTTAGGGAGCACAAATTTTATCATACTTTCTGTATTGACTCTAGTCATCAAAGGTTCATGGCACTTTAGACAGGTACATGTAACTCTGTAACCTGTTCAAACCCGTCCAAACAAAAAGGAAGAGCAAGTTATGATTTCACTGATATACAACGCCATCTATTTTTTAGGTAGTTTTGAGTTTGCTCGTGCTAGTATGGGGTCTACGTTTGGGGCTGTTTCTTCTAATGAGGTATGAGCTAATGTTTTCAACCCAGCTTATACTTTAGTATTTGTATGGCATGGATCTGCTTCTTGATTGGGCTTTTGCTCTTACTTCAGACCCTGATTGTATACCTATGTCAAAATGACCCAACAATAGCCCAAAGTCAACCATTTACAATGTCATCTATTTTTCTATTCATACTTCACGAGGAGATAAAGGAATTATGTGACACTGTCTCTATGCACGTTAAAGCTTGTTTTTCTATGTTTTCACTATGGTGAATATGACATGATCTTGGTTCATGTAGCCCGCCTCGTATTGTTTGGATTATGACTTTGACGTTGTTGTGTTGTACCTataaaataatgaatgaattttTTATTTCGCTCACCTAAGCTTTATATCAGAATTTTTCAATGGGGAGAGGACCGTCGATTTGATAAGATGCGTAATAATTTGGGGAAACTGGTCGTATTCTGGATCTTTCAggtaaactttttaaaatatgtttCTGACTGTTGCCTTTGAGCCATTCCCTGGGTTCATCTTATTTTTGATTTCAATTACGAGAATCTCTTCAATGTCTTTGTCAATCGATTATCAAATGGTGACAGGCTATGTGGGTATGGACTGTGAGCTTACCGGTGACAATCGTCAATGCTAGTGGCAAGAATCCATCGATTCAAGCACTAGATATAATTGGATGGATTATGTGGTCCATAGGGTTTTCTCTTGAAGCTACAGCTGATCAGCAGAAActttcattcaaaaatttaccaCGTAATAGAGGCAAATGGTGTAATGTTGGAGTTTGGAAGTTCTCCCGTCATCCAAACTACTTCGGAGAGGTTAGTGTTTTTTGTTAGCGTGCATTTTCTAAGCATCAACTGCATAATCGGTTTTCCATAAAAAACAACTTGCGGGTTCGAAAAGAATGAAGTTCCCATCGAATTAAATAATGAGCTCACATGTGAGGGGGAGTGTTGAAAAATAACCTATATATGATCCTACatcgaagaattagagagagGTTATTTGATAGGCTACTCCTCCTGAAACCAATTGGTTTCAGGATTGAACCTCATCGAGTTTATGTGTAGTTAACTCTCTTCTTATGTTGGTCTTGTGTACAAGCCCAAATTTATTGCATAATTTAACTGTTTCTGCTAAGAAACGGTCGAATTTATAAAAGGGACTTTAAGTAAGAAGTACCTTCAAATTAAGGGAAGTGAGATGATCTGACAGTGGCCGATCGAGTGCCTTCAACCAAAAAAAAGACTAAACCGGGGGCTGATGTCCCGAAAAGCCTCGCCGATGCTTGAGTCTAATCGGGAAAGGTAATAGTAGGGAATCAGTGTAAGACAATAATTTAGCAGAGTAGTCTGAGAATAAGATTGCATACCCTTTTCATGTAGATGAATGAAGTATTTATAGCAATAAGTTGTAGGATTATGGAGGTAGTTACGtgattaataaaaattcatGGTGATCATGCTTGTGTAAGTGGGAATAGAGAGTAGTTACTTTAGgagtaatgggtagttattGGAAGTGGTAGTTTAGACTTTGACTTATATATTGACTTTGACCTTTGACGAGAGATATTTTC of the Amaranthus tricolor cultivar Red isolate AtriRed21 chromosome 6, ASM2621246v1, whole genome shotgun sequence genome contains:
- the LOC130815931 gene encoding uncharacterized protein C594.04c-like, which encodes MAKALDSHFLALTSIVTVCYQFIFFVVTALLKFDKVTDFAGSTNFIILSVLTLVIKGSWHFRQVVLSLLVLVWGLRLGLFLLMRIFQWGEDRRFDKMRNNLGKLVVFWIFQAMWVWTVSLPVTIVNASGKNPSIQALDIIGWIMWSIGFSLEATADQQKLSFKNLPRNRGKWCNVGVWKFSRHPNYFGEIFLWCGIFLSSIPVLEGAEWLVIVGPVFLTLLLFFLSGIPLLEDSADKKFGNVAEYRLYKKVTSPLFPLPPEVYGNLPLWFKKIFLFEFPLYNRNLPRESFLVFKLST